The window CAGGGGTTAGGGAAGATGTTTTGGAAATTCTGCTCAACCTCAAAGAAGTTGTTCTCAAAAGCTATACCCATCAAAAACAAATCGGTCGCTTACTTGTCCAAGGCCCAGCGACGGTAACCGCAGGTCATTTTGATTTACCGTCCGAGGTTGAGGTCGTAGACAAAAACCAATATATCGCTACTCTGGCTCCTGGAGCAACCTTGGAAATGGAATTCCAAGTTGAGAAAGGAACGGGATATCGGGCTGTTGAGCGCAGCCGAGATGAGGCAACGGCTTTGGATTTTCTCCAAATCGATGCCGTGTTTATGCCTGTGCGAAAAGTCAATTACACCGTTGAGGATGCACGGGTGGGGGGGTCTTTAGAAAAAGACCGACTGATCATGGAAATTTGGACAAATGGGAGTTTCTCACCCCAAGAAGCCCTGAGCCAAGCTGCCAATATTCTGGTGGATTTGTTCACCCCGTTGAAAGATATTACGCTGGAATCGATTAAAAGTGACCAGAATGATGATATCGATCCGACCAGCCAAATCCCCATTGAAGAACTTCAGTTGTCGGTTCGAGCTTACAACTGCCTCAAACGCGCTCAAATCAACTCAGTAGCAGACTTACGAGATTATACTCAAGAAGACCTATTAGAAATTAAAAACTTCGGTCAGAAGTCTGCTGAAGAAGTCATCGAGGCGTTACAAAAACGCTTAGGAATTACGCTGCCTCAAGAACGAGCCTCTAAACCAGCGGCTTCATCACCTTGAGAAGCTAGTTTGACTGAATTCAGTAAACAGTAATCAGTAATCAGTAATCAGTCAAAAGAAAATATAACCCTAAACTCTTGTACTGATAACTGATAACTGATAACTGATAACTGATTTAACCCACT of the Planktothrix sp. FACHB-1365 genome contains:
- a CDS encoding DNA-directed RNA polymerase subunit alpha, with the protein product MAQFKIECIESNTDTDRSQYGKFVLEPLERGQGTTVGNALRRVLLSNLEGSAITSVRVAGVNHEFATMTGVREDVLEILLNLKEVVLKSYTHQKQIGRLLVQGPATVTAGHFDLPSEVEVVDKNQYIATLAPGATLEMEFQVEKGTGYRAVERSRDEATALDFLQIDAVFMPVRKVNYTVEDARVGGSLEKDRLIMEIWTNGSFSPQEALSQAANILVDLFTPLKDITLESIKSDQNDDIDPTSQIPIEELQLSVRAYNCLKRAQINSVADLRDYTQEDLLEIKNFGQKSAEEVIEALQKRLGITLPQERASKPAASSP